The Carassius gibelio isolate Cgi1373 ecotype wild population from Czech Republic chromosome B9, carGib1.2-hapl.c, whole genome shotgun sequence genome includes a region encoding these proteins:
- the ndufv3 gene encoding nucleolar and coiled-body phosphoprotein 1 isoform X3: MATSLLRLGRLGSIKGVLREGWGTPRTSFIAALCTKTDVPPKTAKKAKASSKTDERASLLAYKPTVAFPSKLSATGFLSKDVALGESEITEAVSTAAASETTAGCLDADRAAEEAKITEVPPTNEVSTKSKGSKASDVEAKVQKDQDDSSSSSSSSSDSDSDSDSDDEKPKTEMPEIGKKAAEEKKAPGLKTEHVEKKAPALTTEHVEKKAPALTTEHVEKKAPGLTTEHVEKKAPALTTEHVEKKAPGLTTEHVEKKAPGLTTEHVEKKAPGLTTEHVEKKALPESASFGEAQEKAKTVTKAKPEEVPAPSVKPDGSDETLIDPAPMVSSSTTELIPEMSSEYIKADTTDTIVDNATDVKIAAVEEIVVEKEPEVKAEDAVKVAAEVVPEVPTEASLAEVVKTAVEASHGGVSEASGDVAAKPEDASSKAEAGTPAPPSEELVDPAPVAADAVEARAETTVVETPEEKAPEKAPEPEPEPEPEPFDNSTYKNLQHHQYNIYTFSDMDVELSKYRLPQPSAGRR; encoded by the exons ATGGCGACGTCCCTGCTCAGGTTAGGTCGACTTGGATCTATCAAG GGTGTCCTGCGTGAGGGCTGGGGGACACCTCGGACCTCATTTATTGCAGCTCTCTGCACTAAAACAGACGTCCCACCCAAAACAGCAAAGAAGGCAAAGGCTTCAAGTAAGA CCGATGAGAGGGCCTCTCTTCTAGCCTACAAGCCCACAGTTGCCTTCCCTTCTAAGCTCTCTGCCACAGGATTTCTTTCCAAAGATGTTGCTTTAGGTGAGTCTGAAATCACTGAGGCTGTTTCCACAGCCGCTGCAAGTGAGACCACAGCTGGCTGTCTAGACGCTGATAGAGCAGCTGAAGAGGCAAAGATCACTGAAGTCCCACCTACTAATGAAGTCTCCACAAAAAGCAAAGGAAGTAAGGCCTCAGATGTTGAGGCAAAAGTACAAAAAGATCAAGACGATAGCTcttcttcatcctcatcctccaGTGATTCTGATTCAGACTCTGATTCTGATGATGAGAAACCAAAGACTGAAATGCCAGAAATCGGAAAGAAAGCTGCAGAGGAGAAGAAAGCTCCTGGTCTGAAGACTGAACATGTTGAAAAGAAAGCTCCTGCTCTGACGACTGAACATGTTGAAAAGAAAGCTCCTGCTCTGACGACTGAACATGTTGAAAAGAAA GCTCCTGGTCTGACGACTGAACATGTTGAAAAGAAAGCTCCTGCTCTGACGACTGAACATGTTGAAAAGAAAGCTCCTGGTCTGACGACTGAACATGTTGAAAAGAAGGCTCCTGGTCTGACGACTGAACATGTTGAAAAGAAGGCTCCTGGTCTGACGACTGAACATGTTGAAAAGAAAGCATTGCCTGAATCTGCCTCATTTGGAGAAGCTCAAGAAAAGGCAAAAACTGTGACTAAAGCAAAACCAGAAGAGGTCCCTGCACCAAGTGTCAAACCAGATGGCTCAGATGAGACCCTCATTGATCCTGCCCCTATGGTATCATCCTCCACAACTGAATTGATTCCAGAAATGTCCAGTGAATACATTAAAGCCGACACTACTGATACGATAGTGGACAATGCAACAGATGTTAAAATAGCTGCTGTGGAGGAGATTGTTGTTGAAAAGGAACCAGAAGTCAAAGCTGAAGATGCTGTCAAAGTTGCTGCAGAAGTTGTCCCAGAAGTCCCTACAGAAGCCAGTCTTGCAGAAGTAGTAAAAACTGCCGTTGAAGCTAGTCATGGAGGAGTTTCTGAGGCTTCTGGAGATGTTGCAGCTAAGCCTGAAGATGCTTCGTCCAAAGCTGAGGCAGGAACACCAGCACCCCCTTCGGAGGAGCTGGTCGACCCTGCACCTGTGGCCGCTGATGCTGTGGAGGCTCGGGCTGAGACCACCGTTGTGGAGACACCTGAGG AAAAAGCCCCAGAGAAAGCCCCGGAGCCGGAGCCGGAGCCGGAGCCGGAGCCCTTTGACAACAGCACGTACAAGAACCTGCAGCACCACCAGTACAACATATACACTTTCTCTGATATGGATGTAGAGCTGTCTAAATACCGTCTGCCCCAGCCTTCTGCAGGCAGACGCTGA
- the ndufv3 gene encoding nucleolar and coiled-body phosphoprotein 1 isoform X5: MATSLLRLGRLGSIKGVLREGWGTPRTSFIAALCTKTDVPPKTAKKAKASSKTDERASLLAYKPTVAFPSKLSATGFLSKDVALGESEITEAVSTAAASETTAGCLDADRAAEEAKITEVPPTNEVSTKSKGSKASDVEAKVQKDQDDSSSSSSSSSDSDSDSDSDDEKPKTEMPEIGKKAAEEKKAPGLKTEHVEKKAPALTTEHVEKKAPALTTEHVEKKAPGLTTEHVEKKALPESASFGEAQEKAKTVTKAKPEEVPAPSVKPDGSDETLIDPAPMVSSSTTELIPEMSSEYIKADTTDTIVDNATDVKIAAVEEIVVEKEPEVKAEDAVKVAAEVVPEVPTEASLAEVVKTAVEASHGGVSEASGDVAAKPEDASSKAEAGTPAPPSEELVDPAPVAADAVEARAETTVVETPEEKAPEKAPEPEPEPEPEPFDNSTYKNLQHHQYNIYTFSDMDVELSKYRLPQPSAGRR; the protein is encoded by the exons ATGGCGACGTCCCTGCTCAGGTTAGGTCGACTTGGATCTATCAAG GGTGTCCTGCGTGAGGGCTGGGGGACACCTCGGACCTCATTTATTGCAGCTCTCTGCACTAAAACAGACGTCCCACCCAAAACAGCAAAGAAGGCAAAGGCTTCAAGTAAGA CCGATGAGAGGGCCTCTCTTCTAGCCTACAAGCCCACAGTTGCCTTCCCTTCTAAGCTCTCTGCCACAGGATTTCTTTCCAAAGATGTTGCTTTAGGTGAGTCTGAAATCACTGAGGCTGTTTCCACAGCCGCTGCAAGTGAGACCACAGCTGGCTGTCTAGACGCTGATAGAGCAGCTGAAGAGGCAAAGATCACTGAAGTCCCACCTACTAATGAAGTCTCCACAAAAAGCAAAGGAAGTAAGGCCTCAGATGTTGAGGCAAAAGTACAAAAAGATCAAGACGATAGCTcttcttcatcctcatcctccaGTGATTCTGATTCAGACTCTGATTCTGATGATGAGAAACCAAAGACTGAAATGCCAGAAATCGGAAAGAAAGCTGCAGAGGAGAAGAAAGCTCCTGGTCTGAAGACTGAACATGTTGAAAAGAAAGCTCCTGCTCTGACGACTGAACATGTTGAAAAGAAAGCTCCTGCTCTGACGACTGAACATGTTGAAAAGAAA GCTCCTGGTCTGACGACTGAACATGTTGAAAAGAAAGCATTGCCTGAATCTGCCTCATTTGGAGAAGCTCAAGAAAAGGCAAAAACTGTGACTAAAGCAAAACCAGAAGAGGTCCCTGCACCAAGTGTCAAACCAGATGGCTCAGATGAGACCCTCATTGATCCTGCCCCTATGGTATCATCCTCCACAACTGAATTGATTCCAGAAATGTCCAGTGAATACATTAAAGCCGACACTACTGATACGATAGTGGACAATGCAACAGATGTTAAAATAGCTGCTGTGGAGGAGATTGTTGTTGAAAAGGAACCAGAAGTCAAAGCTGAAGATGCTGTCAAAGTTGCTGCAGAAGTTGTCCCAGAAGTCCCTACAGAAGCCAGTCTTGCAGAAGTAGTAAAAACTGCCGTTGAAGCTAGTCATGGAGGAGTTTCTGAGGCTTCTGGAGATGTTGCAGCTAAGCCTGAAGATGCTTCGTCCAAAGCTGAGGCAGGAACACCAGCACCCCCTTCGGAGGAGCTGGTCGACCCTGCACCTGTGGCCGCTGATGCTGTGGAGGCTCGGGCTGAGACCACCGTTGTGGAGACACCTGAGG AAAAAGCCCCAGAGAAAGCCCCGGAGCCGGAGCCGGAGCCGGAGCCGGAGCCCTTTGACAACAGCACGTACAAGAACCTGCAGCACCACCAGTACAACATATACACTTTCTCTGATATGGATGTAGAGCTGTCTAAATACCGTCTGCCCCAGCCTTCTGCAGGCAGACGCTGA
- the ndufv3 gene encoding nucleolar and coiled-body phosphoprotein 1 isoform X6 has protein sequence MATSLLRLGRLGSIKGVLREGWGTPRTSFIAALCTKTDVPPKTAKKAKASSKTDERASLLAYKPTVAFPSKLSATGFLSKDVALGESEITEAVSTAAASETTAGCLDADRAAEEAKITEVPPTNEVSTKSKGSKASDVEAKVQKDQDDSSSSSSSSSDSDSDSDSDDEKPKTEMPEIGKKAAEEKKAPGLKTEHVEKKAPALTTEHVEKKAPGLTTEHVEKKALPESASFGEAQEKAKTVTKAKPEEVPAPSVKPDGSDETLIDPAPMVSSSTTELIPEMSSEYIKADTTDTIVDNATDVKIAAVEEIVVEKEPEVKAEDAVKVAAEVVPEVPTEASLAEVVKTAVEASHGGVSEASGDVAAKPEDASSKAEAGTPAPPSEELVDPAPVAADAVEARAETTVVETPEEKAPEKAPEPEPEPEPEPFDNSTYKNLQHHQYNIYTFSDMDVELSKYRLPQPSAGRR, from the exons ATGGCGACGTCCCTGCTCAGGTTAGGTCGACTTGGATCTATCAAG GGTGTCCTGCGTGAGGGCTGGGGGACACCTCGGACCTCATTTATTGCAGCTCTCTGCACTAAAACAGACGTCCCACCCAAAACAGCAAAGAAGGCAAAGGCTTCAAGTAAGA CCGATGAGAGGGCCTCTCTTCTAGCCTACAAGCCCACAGTTGCCTTCCCTTCTAAGCTCTCTGCCACAGGATTTCTTTCCAAAGATGTTGCTTTAGGTGAGTCTGAAATCACTGAGGCTGTTTCCACAGCCGCTGCAAGTGAGACCACAGCTGGCTGTCTAGACGCTGATAGAGCAGCTGAAGAGGCAAAGATCACTGAAGTCCCACCTACTAATGAAGTCTCCACAAAAAGCAAAGGAAGTAAGGCCTCAGATGTTGAGGCAAAAGTACAAAAAGATCAAGACGATAGCTcttcttcatcctcatcctccaGTGATTCTGATTCAGACTCTGATTCTGATGATGAGAAACCAAAGACTGAAATGCCAGAAATCGGAAAGAAAGCTGCAGAGGAGAAGAAAGCTCCTGGTCTGAAGACTGAACATGTTGAAAAGAAAGCTCCTGCTCTGACGACTGAACATGTTGAAAAGAAA GCTCCTGGTCTGACGACTGAACATGTTGAAAAGAAAGCATTGCCTGAATCTGCCTCATTTGGAGAAGCTCAAGAAAAGGCAAAAACTGTGACTAAAGCAAAACCAGAAGAGGTCCCTGCACCAAGTGTCAAACCAGATGGCTCAGATGAGACCCTCATTGATCCTGCCCCTATGGTATCATCCTCCACAACTGAATTGATTCCAGAAATGTCCAGTGAATACATTAAAGCCGACACTACTGATACGATAGTGGACAATGCAACAGATGTTAAAATAGCTGCTGTGGAGGAGATTGTTGTTGAAAAGGAACCAGAAGTCAAAGCTGAAGATGCTGTCAAAGTTGCTGCAGAAGTTGTCCCAGAAGTCCCTACAGAAGCCAGTCTTGCAGAAGTAGTAAAAACTGCCGTTGAAGCTAGTCATGGAGGAGTTTCTGAGGCTTCTGGAGATGTTGCAGCTAAGCCTGAAGATGCTTCGTCCAAAGCTGAGGCAGGAACACCAGCACCCCCTTCGGAGGAGCTGGTCGACCCTGCACCTGTGGCCGCTGATGCTGTGGAGGCTCGGGCTGAGACCACCGTTGTGGAGACACCTGAGG AAAAAGCCCCAGAGAAAGCCCCGGAGCCGGAGCCGGAGCCGGAGCCGGAGCCCTTTGACAACAGCACGTACAAGAACCTGCAGCACCACCAGTACAACATATACACTTTCTCTGATATGGATGTAGAGCTGTCTAAATACCGTCTGCCCCAGCCTTCTGCAGGCAGACGCTGA
- the ndufv3 gene encoding neurofilament heavy polypeptide isoform X4 encodes MATSLLRLGRLGSIKGVLREGWGTPRTSFIAALCTKTDVPPKTAKKAKASSKTDERASLLAYKPTVAFPSKLSATGFLSKDVALGESEITEAVSTAAASETTAGCLDADRAAEEAKITEVPPTNEVSTKSKGSKASDVEAKVQKDQDDSSSSSSSSSDSDSDSDSDDEKPKTEMPEIGKKAAEEKKAPGLKTEHVEKKAPALTTEHVEKKAPALTTEHVEKKAPGLTTEHVEKKAPGLTTEHVEKKAPALTTEHVEKKAPGLTTEHVEKKALPESASFGEAQEKAKTVTKAKPEEVPAPSVKPDGSDETLIDPAPMVSSSTTELIPEMSSEYIKADTTDTIVDNATDVKIAAVEEIVVEKEPEVKAEDAVKVAAEVVPEVPTEASLAEVVKTAVEASHGGVSEASGDVAAKPEDASSKAEAGTPAPPSEELVDPAPVAADAVEARAETTVVETPEEKAPEKAPEPEPEPEPEPFDNSTYKNLQHHQYNIYTFSDMDVELSKYRLPQPSAGRR; translated from the exons ATGGCGACGTCCCTGCTCAGGTTAGGTCGACTTGGATCTATCAAG GGTGTCCTGCGTGAGGGCTGGGGGACACCTCGGACCTCATTTATTGCAGCTCTCTGCACTAAAACAGACGTCCCACCCAAAACAGCAAAGAAGGCAAAGGCTTCAAGTAAGA CCGATGAGAGGGCCTCTCTTCTAGCCTACAAGCCCACAGTTGCCTTCCCTTCTAAGCTCTCTGCCACAGGATTTCTTTCCAAAGATGTTGCTTTAGGTGAGTCTGAAATCACTGAGGCTGTTTCCACAGCCGCTGCAAGTGAGACCACAGCTGGCTGTCTAGACGCTGATAGAGCAGCTGAAGAGGCAAAGATCACTGAAGTCCCACCTACTAATGAAGTCTCCACAAAAAGCAAAGGAAGTAAGGCCTCAGATGTTGAGGCAAAAGTACAAAAAGATCAAGACGATAGCTcttcttcatcctcatcctccaGTGATTCTGATTCAGACTCTGATTCTGATGATGAGAAACCAAAGACTGAAATGCCAGAAATCGGAAAGAAAGCTGCAGAGGAGAAGAAAGCTCCTGGTCTGAAGACTGAACATGTTGAAAAGAAAGCTCCTGCTCTGACGACTGAACATGTTGAAAAGAAAGCTCCTGCTCTGACGACTGAACATGTTGAAAAGAAAGCTCCTGGTCTGACGACTGAACATGTTGAAAAGAAGGCTCCTGGTCTGACGACTGAACATGTTGAAAAGAAAGCTCCTGCTCTGACGACTGAACATGTTGAAAAGAAA GCTCCTGGTCTGACGACTGAACATGTTGAAAAGAAAGCATTGCCTGAATCTGCCTCATTTGGAGAAGCTCAAGAAAAGGCAAAAACTGTGACTAAAGCAAAACCAGAAGAGGTCCCTGCACCAAGTGTCAAACCAGATGGCTCAGATGAGACCCTCATTGATCCTGCCCCTATGGTATCATCCTCCACAACTGAATTGATTCCAGAAATGTCCAGTGAATACATTAAAGCCGACACTACTGATACGATAGTGGACAATGCAACAGATGTTAAAATAGCTGCTGTGGAGGAGATTGTTGTTGAAAAGGAACCAGAAGTCAAAGCTGAAGATGCTGTCAAAGTTGCTGCAGAAGTTGTCCCAGAAGTCCCTACAGAAGCCAGTCTTGCAGAAGTAGTAAAAACTGCCGTTGAAGCTAGTCATGGAGGAGTTTCTGAGGCTTCTGGAGATGTTGCAGCTAAGCCTGAAGATGCTTCGTCCAAAGCTGAGGCAGGAACACCAGCACCCCCTTCGGAGGAGCTGGTCGACCCTGCACCTGTGGCCGCTGATGCTGTGGAGGCTCGGGCTGAGACCACCGTTGTGGAGACACCTGAGG AAAAAGCCCCAGAGAAAGCCCCGGAGCCGGAGCCGGAGCCGGAGCCGGAGCCCTTTGACAACAGCACGTACAAGAACCTGCAGCACCACCAGTACAACATATACACTTTCTCTGATATGGATGTAGAGCTGTCTAAATACCGTCTGCCCCAGCCTTCTGCAGGCAGACGCTGA
- the ndufv3 gene encoding nucleolar and coiled-body phosphoprotein 1 isoform X1, which produces MATSLLRLGRLGSIKGVLREGWGTPRTSFIAALCTKTDVPPKTAKKAKASSKTDERASLLAYKPTVAFPSKLSATGFLSKDVALGESEITEAVSTAAASETTAGCLDADRAAEEAKITEVPPTNEVSTKSKGSKASDVEAKVQKDQDDSSSSSSSSSDSDSDSDSDDEKPKTEMPEIGKKAAEEKKAPGLKTEHVEKKAPALTTEHVEKKAPALTTEHVEKKAPGLTTEHVEKKAPGLTTEHVEKKAPALTTEHVEKKAPGLTTEHVEKKAPGLTTEHVEKKAPGLTTEHVEKKALPESASFGEAQEKAKTVTKAKPEEVPAPSVKPDGSDETLIDPAPMVSSSTTELIPEMSSEYIKADTTDTIVDNATDVKIAAVEEIVVEKEPEVKAEDAVKVAAEVVPEVPTEASLAEVVKTAVEASHGGVSEASGDVAAKPEDASSKAEAGTPAPPSEELVDPAPVAADAVEARAETTVVETPEEKAPEKAPEPEPEPEPEPFDNSTYKNLQHHQYNIYTFSDMDVELSKYRLPQPSAGRR; this is translated from the exons ATGGCGACGTCCCTGCTCAGGTTAGGTCGACTTGGATCTATCAAG GGTGTCCTGCGTGAGGGCTGGGGGACACCTCGGACCTCATTTATTGCAGCTCTCTGCACTAAAACAGACGTCCCACCCAAAACAGCAAAGAAGGCAAAGGCTTCAAGTAAGA CCGATGAGAGGGCCTCTCTTCTAGCCTACAAGCCCACAGTTGCCTTCCCTTCTAAGCTCTCTGCCACAGGATTTCTTTCCAAAGATGTTGCTTTAGGTGAGTCTGAAATCACTGAGGCTGTTTCCACAGCCGCTGCAAGTGAGACCACAGCTGGCTGTCTAGACGCTGATAGAGCAGCTGAAGAGGCAAAGATCACTGAAGTCCCACCTACTAATGAAGTCTCCACAAAAAGCAAAGGAAGTAAGGCCTCAGATGTTGAGGCAAAAGTACAAAAAGATCAAGACGATAGCTcttcttcatcctcatcctccaGTGATTCTGATTCAGACTCTGATTCTGATGATGAGAAACCAAAGACTGAAATGCCAGAAATCGGAAAGAAAGCTGCAGAGGAGAAGAAAGCTCCTGGTCTGAAGACTGAACATGTTGAAAAGAAAGCTCCTGCTCTGACGACTGAACATGTTGAAAAGAAAGCTCCTGCTCTGACGACTGAACATGTTGAAAAGAAAGCTCCTGGTCTGACGACTGAACATGTTGAAAAGAAGGCTCCTGGTCTGACGACTGAACATGTTGAAAAGAAAGCTCCTGCTCTGACGACTGAACATGTTGAAAAGAAAGCTCCTGGTCTGACGACTGAACATGTTGAAAAGAAGGCTCCTGGTCTGACGACTGAACATGTTGAAAAGAAGGCTCCTGGTCTGACGACTGAACATGTTGAAAAGAAAGCATTGCCTGAATCTGCCTCATTTGGAGAAGCTCAAGAAAAGGCAAAAACTGTGACTAAAGCAAAACCAGAAGAGGTCCCTGCACCAAGTGTCAAACCAGATGGCTCAGATGAGACCCTCATTGATCCTGCCCCTATGGTATCATCCTCCACAACTGAATTGATTCCAGAAATGTCCAGTGAATACATTAAAGCCGACACTACTGATACGATAGTGGACAATGCAACAGATGTTAAAATAGCTGCTGTGGAGGAGATTGTTGTTGAAAAGGAACCAGAAGTCAAAGCTGAAGATGCTGTCAAAGTTGCTGCAGAAGTTGTCCCAGAAGTCCCTACAGAAGCCAGTCTTGCAGAAGTAGTAAAAACTGCCGTTGAAGCTAGTCATGGAGGAGTTTCTGAGGCTTCTGGAGATGTTGCAGCTAAGCCTGAAGATGCTTCGTCCAAAGCTGAGGCAGGAACACCAGCACCCCCTTCGGAGGAGCTGGTCGACCCTGCACCTGTGGCCGCTGATGCTGTGGAGGCTCGGGCTGAGACCACCGTTGTGGAGACACCTGAGG AAAAAGCCCCAGAGAAAGCCCCGGAGCCGGAGCCGGAGCCGGAGCCGGAGCCCTTTGACAACAGCACGTACAAGAACCTGCAGCACCACCAGTACAACATATACACTTTCTCTGATATGGATGTAGAGCTGTCTAAATACCGTCTGCCCCAGCCTTCTGCAGGCAGACGCTGA
- the ndufv3 gene encoding nucleolar and coiled-body phosphoprotein 1 isoform X2, which yields MATSLLRLGRLGSIKGVLREGWGTPRTSFIAALCTKTDVPPKTAKKAKASTDERASLLAYKPTVAFPSKLSATGFLSKDVALGESEITEAVSTAAASETTAGCLDADRAAEEAKITEVPPTNEVSTKSKGSKASDVEAKVQKDQDDSSSSSSSSSDSDSDSDSDDEKPKTEMPEIGKKAAEEKKAPGLKTEHVEKKAPALTTEHVEKKAPALTTEHVEKKAPGLTTEHVEKKAPGLTTEHVEKKAPALTTEHVEKKAPGLTTEHVEKKAPGLTTEHVEKKAPGLTTEHVEKKALPESASFGEAQEKAKTVTKAKPEEVPAPSVKPDGSDETLIDPAPMVSSSTTELIPEMSSEYIKADTTDTIVDNATDVKIAAVEEIVVEKEPEVKAEDAVKVAAEVVPEVPTEASLAEVVKTAVEASHGGVSEASGDVAAKPEDASSKAEAGTPAPPSEELVDPAPVAADAVEARAETTVVETPEEKAPEKAPEPEPEPEPEPFDNSTYKNLQHHQYNIYTFSDMDVELSKYRLPQPSAGRR from the exons ATGGCGACGTCCCTGCTCAGGTTAGGTCGACTTGGATCTATCAAG GGTGTCCTGCGTGAGGGCTGGGGGACACCTCGGACCTCATTTATTGCAGCTCTCTGCACTAAAACAGACGTCCCACCCAAAACAGCAAAGAAGGCAAAGGCTTCAA CCGATGAGAGGGCCTCTCTTCTAGCCTACAAGCCCACAGTTGCCTTCCCTTCTAAGCTCTCTGCCACAGGATTTCTTTCCAAAGATGTTGCTTTAGGTGAGTCTGAAATCACTGAGGCTGTTTCCACAGCCGCTGCAAGTGAGACCACAGCTGGCTGTCTAGACGCTGATAGAGCAGCTGAAGAGGCAAAGATCACTGAAGTCCCACCTACTAATGAAGTCTCCACAAAAAGCAAAGGAAGTAAGGCCTCAGATGTTGAGGCAAAAGTACAAAAAGATCAAGACGATAGCTcttcttcatcctcatcctccaGTGATTCTGATTCAGACTCTGATTCTGATGATGAGAAACCAAAGACTGAAATGCCAGAAATCGGAAAGAAAGCTGCAGAGGAGAAGAAAGCTCCTGGTCTGAAGACTGAACATGTTGAAAAGAAAGCTCCTGCTCTGACGACTGAACATGTTGAAAAGAAAGCTCCTGCTCTGACGACTGAACATGTTGAAAAGAAAGCTCCTGGTCTGACGACTGAACATGTTGAAAAGAAGGCTCCTGGTCTGACGACTGAACATGTTGAAAAGAAAGCTCCTGCTCTGACGACTGAACATGTTGAAAAGAAAGCTCCTGGTCTGACGACTGAACATGTTGAAAAGAAGGCTCCTGGTCTGACGACTGAACATGTTGAAAAGAAGGCTCCTGGTCTGACGACTGAACATGTTGAAAAGAAAGCATTGCCTGAATCTGCCTCATTTGGAGAAGCTCAAGAAAAGGCAAAAACTGTGACTAAAGCAAAACCAGAAGAGGTCCCTGCACCAAGTGTCAAACCAGATGGCTCAGATGAGACCCTCATTGATCCTGCCCCTATGGTATCATCCTCCACAACTGAATTGATTCCAGAAATGTCCAGTGAATACATTAAAGCCGACACTACTGATACGATAGTGGACAATGCAACAGATGTTAAAATAGCTGCTGTGGAGGAGATTGTTGTTGAAAAGGAACCAGAAGTCAAAGCTGAAGATGCTGTCAAAGTTGCTGCAGAAGTTGTCCCAGAAGTCCCTACAGAAGCCAGTCTTGCAGAAGTAGTAAAAACTGCCGTTGAAGCTAGTCATGGAGGAGTTTCTGAGGCTTCTGGAGATGTTGCAGCTAAGCCTGAAGATGCTTCGTCCAAAGCTGAGGCAGGAACACCAGCACCCCCTTCGGAGGAGCTGGTCGACCCTGCACCTGTGGCCGCTGATGCTGTGGAGGCTCGGGCTGAGACCACCGTTGTGGAGACACCTGAGG AAAAAGCCCCAGAGAAAGCCCCGGAGCCGGAGCCGGAGCCGGAGCCGGAGCCCTTTGACAACAGCACGTACAAGAACCTGCAGCACCACCAGTACAACATATACACTTTCTCTGATATGGATGTAGAGCTGTCTAAATACCGTCTGCCCCAGCCTTCTGCAGGCAGACGCTGA